One region of Candidatus Nanopelagicales bacterium genomic DNA includes:
- a CDS encoding IclR family transcriptional regulator produces MDHASRVGVLDKTQRILDALELGPHDLSDLTHETGLTRPTAHRLAVALESHGMAGRDSDGRFILGARISQLAASAVADRLVAVARPVLEGLRDTTGESAQLYRRRAGRRLCVAVADLPSGLRDTVPLGASMTLLAGSAAQVLLAWESASVQERFLADAAFNFDALAQVRERGWAQSVAEREQGVASVSAPVFGPAGRVLAAISVSGPIERIGRSPGKRWGPATVAAAKQLSARLEE; encoded by the coding sequence GTGGACCATGCTAGCAGAGTCGGCGTGCTGGACAAGACGCAGCGGATCCTGGACGCCCTTGAACTTGGCCCTCACGACTTGTCGGACCTTACGCACGAAACGGGGCTGACCCGCCCCACCGCGCACAGGCTCGCAGTGGCGCTGGAGTCCCACGGGATGGCCGGGCGCGACTCCGACGGCAGATTCATCCTGGGGGCGCGCATCAGCCAACTCGCGGCCTCAGCCGTCGCGGACCGCCTGGTCGCTGTGGCTCGGCCTGTCCTCGAAGGGCTGCGGGACACTACTGGCGAGAGCGCACAGCTCTACCGGCGCCGCGCGGGGAGACGCCTCTGCGTCGCCGTCGCCGACCTGCCGTCCGGGCTGAGGGACACCGTTCCGCTGGGCGCGTCGATGACGTTGCTCGCTGGGTCCGCAGCTCAGGTCCTACTGGCCTGGGAATCCGCGAGTGTCCAGGAACGGTTTCTGGCGGACGCGGCCTTCAACTTCGACGCCCTGGCCCAGGTCCGCGAACGCGGGTGGGCGCAGAGTGTGGCCGAGCGCGAGCAAGGTGTCGCATCGGTGTCCGCGCCGGTGTTCGGCCCTGCGGGCCGCGTACTCGCCGCGATCAGCGTTTCCGGCCCGATCGAGCGCATCGGGCGCTCGCCCGGCAAGCGCTGGGGGCCGGCTACTGTCGCTGCGGCCAAGCAGCTCTCCGCCAGACTCGAGGAGTGA
- the leuC gene encoding 3-isopropylmalate dehydratase large subunit: protein MGRTLAEKVWDSHVVGERSGGPDLLYIDLHLVHEVTSPQAFDGLRMAGRRVRRPDLTVATEDHNVPTSDIDKPIADPVSRAQVEALRANCAEFGVPLYSLGDVEQGIVHVVGPQLGLTQPGMTVVCGDSHTSTHGAFGALALGIGTSEVEHVLATQTLSLKPFKTMSITVREELPQGVTAKDLILATIAQIGTGGAQGHVIEYRGPAIRSLTMEERMTVCNMSIEAGARAGMIAPDETTFDYLKGRPRAPTGDQWDKAVEYWRSLASDDDAQFDTEVVVDASRLEPFVTWGTNPGQGLPLSGRVPDPFDFDDEGERMATERALDYMGLAPGTPLRQIGVDVVFVGSCTNGRIEDLRAAANVMRGREVAPGVRMLVVPGSVRVKQLAEAEGLGEVFIAAGAEWREAGCSMCLAMNPDKLAPGQRCASTSNRNFEGRQGPGGRTHLVSPQVAAATAVKGTFASPEDLVRD from the coding sequence ATGGGACGAACTCTGGCGGAGAAGGTGTGGGACTCCCACGTCGTGGGGGAGCGCTCTGGCGGCCCGGATCTTCTGTACATCGACCTGCACCTGGTCCACGAGGTCACCAGTCCGCAGGCCTTTGACGGGCTTCGCATGGCAGGGCGTCGAGTCCGACGGCCGGACCTCACCGTGGCCACCGAGGACCACAACGTCCCAACCAGCGACATCGACAAACCGATCGCCGACCCCGTCAGCCGTGCGCAAGTCGAAGCGCTACGGGCGAACTGCGCTGAGTTCGGTGTCCCCCTGTACTCCCTCGGCGACGTCGAGCAAGGCATCGTGCACGTTGTCGGCCCCCAGCTTGGCCTGACCCAGCCGGGCATGACCGTAGTCTGCGGCGACTCGCACACTTCCACGCACGGAGCGTTCGGCGCGCTGGCGTTGGGCATCGGAACCAGCGAGGTTGAGCACGTACTGGCGACGCAGACTCTGTCGCTGAAGCCCTTCAAGACGATGTCGATCACCGTAAGGGAGGAGTTGCCGCAAGGCGTCACCGCCAAGGACCTGATCCTGGCCACGATCGCTCAGATCGGTACTGGCGGGGCACAGGGCCACGTCATCGAGTATCGCGGCCCGGCGATCCGTTCTCTGACGATGGAAGAGCGGATGACCGTGTGCAATATGTCGATCGAGGCCGGGGCTCGCGCGGGGATGATCGCCCCGGACGAAACGACCTTCGACTACCTCAAGGGCCGGCCCCGCGCGCCCACGGGGGATCAGTGGGACAAGGCGGTTGAGTACTGGCGATCTCTGGCAAGCGATGACGATGCTCAGTTCGACACCGAAGTCGTCGTCGACGCCTCGCGTCTCGAGCCGTTCGTCACGTGGGGCACGAACCCAGGTCAGGGACTGCCGCTGTCGGGACGCGTTCCGGATCCATTCGACTTCGATGACGAGGGCGAGAGGATGGCGACTGAGCGGGCGTTGGACTACATGGGTCTGGCCCCTGGCACTCCACTTCGTCAGATCGGCGTCGACGTCGTCTTCGTTGGGTCATGCACGAACGGGCGAATAGAGGATCTTAGGGCCGCTGCCAACGTGATGCGCGGCCGCGAAGTTGCCCCCGGAGTGCGCATGCTGGTTGTGCCGGGTTCGGTGCGCGTGAAACAGCTCGCCGAAGCCGAAGGACTGGGGGAGGTGTTCATCGCGGCGGGCGCCGAATGGAGGGAAGCTGGTTGTTCGATGTGCCTGGCCATGAACCCGGACAAGCTGGCTCCCGGCCAACGATGCGCATCGACGTCCAACCGGAACTTCGAGGGCCGACAGGGTCCCGGTGGGCGGACCCACCTAGTGTCACCGCAAGTCGCCGCTGCCACGGCTGTCAAGGGGACGTTCGCATCACCCGAGGATCTGGTACGGGACTAG
- the leuD gene encoding 3-isopropylmalate dehydratase small subunit, producing MDEFTVHVGTGAPLRRSYVDTDQIIPAEYLKRITKTGFADGLFAAWRLDPDFVLNKPEFAAATILVAGSDFGTGSSREHAVWALQDYGFRVVISSRFADIFRGNAGKNGLLPAIVEADAVERLWQLIEADPLLEIEVDLDARTIRAGVGDPQRSGGEVIEFQVDADIRQRLLSGLDDIAATLELGASISEFESTRPEFMPTTTLAT from the coding sequence ATGGATGAATTCACCGTCCACGTCGGGACCGGCGCGCCGTTGAGGCGCAGCTATGTCGATACCGACCAGATCATTCCGGCGGAGTATCTGAAGAGGATCACCAAGACCGGATTCGCCGACGGGCTCTTCGCGGCCTGGCGGCTAGATCCGGACTTCGTGCTGAACAAGCCGGAATTCGCGGCAGCGACGATCCTCGTCGCTGGTTCGGACTTCGGCACTGGGTCTTCACGTGAGCACGCTGTGTGGGCACTTCAGGATTACGGTTTCCGGGTCGTGATCTCTTCCCGGTTCGCTGACATCTTCAGGGGCAACGCCGGGAAGAACGGACTGCTACCGGCGATCGTCGAAGCTGACGCGGTCGAGCGCCTGTGGCAGCTGATCGAGGCGGATCCGCTGCTTGAGATCGAGGTCGACCTCGACGCGCGGACGATTCGCGCTGGGGTGGGGGACCCCCAGCGAAGTGGGGGAGAGGTCATCGAATTCCAGGTGGACGCCGACATTCGGCAGCGCCTCCTGAGCGGCCTGGACGACATCGCCGCGACGTTGGAGCTGGGGGCTTCGATCAGTGAGTTCGAGTCAACTAGGCCTGAGTTCATGCCGACGACGACCCTGGCGACTTGA